The genome window CGGACAGAGCACCTTTTGATTCCAAACACTTCCTCCGTCACCTGACGCATCGCCCGGGTGTCTACCGCATGCTGGATGCCGAGGGAAAACTTCTCTACGTCGGCAAGGCGCGCGATCTCAAGAAACGTGTCTCCCAGTATTTCCGGAAATCGAACCAGAGTGTGCGCAACCGTTCGATGATGGAGAAGACCGACCGGATCGAGGTGACGGTGACCGGCTCCGAGGTCGAGGCGTTGCTGCTGGAAAGCAACCTGATCAAGGAGTTCAGGCCCCGATATAACGTCACGCTGAGAGACGACAAGAGTTACCCCTACGTCTATGTCTCGACGGATCGGGAATACCCGGCGCTGGCCTTTCACCGCGGCGCACGTCGTGGCAAGGGACGCTATTTTGGCCCCTACTCGAACGCCGGTGCGGTGCGTGAAACCCTGGGCCAGTTGCAGAAGCTTTTCCGGGTCCGTCAGTGCGAAGACACGTTCTTCAAGAACCGAAGCCGGCCGTGCCTTCAGTATCAGATCAGGCGCTGCACGGCGCCTTGTGTCGGAAGCATCGGACCCGAGGCCTATCGCGCCGATGTGGACCATGCAATCAAGTTTCTCGAAGGGCGAAGCGAGGAGGTCGTTCAGGAACTGGTGCGCCGTATGGAGTCCGCATCCGCTGCCCTGGACTTCGAATCCGCCGCCCGCTATCGGGACCAGATCGAGCAACTGCGACGCGTGACCGAACGGCAGTACGTCAGTGGAGAAAGCGGGGATCTGGACATCATCGCCTGTGAGGTCGAAGCTGCGGTGGCGTGCGTGCAGGTATTTCAGGTCCGTTCCGGTCTCAATCTGGGCAACACGGGTTACTTCCCGCGGCTACCCGAAGCGATGACCCACGGTGAGGTCATGTCCGCCTTTCTGGGCCAGTACTACGTCGACAAGGAG of Gammaproteobacteria bacterium contains these proteins:
- the uvrC gene encoding excinuclease ABC subunit UvrC translates to MSPDRAPFDSKHFLRHLTHRPGVYRMLDAEGKLLYVGKARDLKKRVSQYFRKSNQSVRNRSMMEKTDRIEVTVTGSEVEALLLESNLIKEFRPRYNVTLRDDKSYPYVYVSTDREYPALAFHRGARRGKGRYFGPYSNAGAVRETLGQLQKLFRVRQCEDTFFKNRSRPCLQYQIRRCTAPCVGSIGPEAYRADVDHAIKFLEGRSEEVVQELVRRMESASAALDFESAARYRDQIEQLRRVTERQYVSGESGDLDIIACEVEAAVACVQVFQVRSGLNLGNTGYFPRLPEAMTHGEVMSAFLGQYYVDKEVPPQIILSHSPADSGALSEMLANRRGRDVGLVATVRGERARWLAMARRNAAIALKVHNASAVDQARRLESLQKALGLDFLPRRIECFDISHTAGEATVASCVVFDEGGAVKSDYRRFNISDIEPGDDYAAMRQALERRYRRLRRGEGKLPDLLLIDGGKGQLRQAAEVLEELQVEGVLIAGVAKGEGRRQENDRIVLRGADAPTILPRHSPALRLIQQVRDEAHRFAVTGHRQRRARVRSNSRLEEIRGLGPKRRQSLLMQFGGLRGVARAGVEELARAPGISQHLARAIYDHLHEDTK